A window of the Mus pahari chromosome 1, PAHARI_EIJ_v1.1, whole genome shotgun sequence genome harbors these coding sequences:
- the Hmx3 gene encoding homeobox protein HMX3: protein MPEPGPDASGTASAPPPQPPPQPSAPKESPFSIRNLLNGDHHRPPPKPQPPPRTLFAPASAAAAAAAAAAAAAKGALEGAAGFALSQVGDLAFPRFEIPAQRFALPAHYLERSPAWWYPYTLTPAGGHLPRPEASEKALLRDSSPASGTDRDSPEPLLKADPDHKELDSKSPDEIILEESDSEEGKKEGETVPGAAGTTVGATAATPGSEDWKAGAESPEKKPACRKKKTRTVFSRSQVFQLESTFDMKRYLSSSERAGLAASLHLTETQVKIWFQNRRNKWKRQLAAELEAANLSHAAAQRIVRVPILYHENSAAEGAAAAAGAPVPVSQPLLTFPHPVYYSHPVVSSVPLLRPV from the exons ATGCCGGAGCCCGGGCCGGACGCCTCGGGCACTGCCAGCGCGCCGCCCCCGCAGCCGCCGCCCCAGCCTTCCGCGCCCAAGGAATCCCCGTTCTCCATCAGGAACCTGCTCAACGGAGACCATCACCGGCCGCCCCCGAAGCCTCAGCCGCCCCCACGAACGCTCTTTGCGCCGGCCTcggccgccgctgccgccgccgctgctgccgccgccgcagCCAAAGGTGCCCTGGAGGGCGCCGCGGGCTTCGCGCTCTCGCAGGTGGGCGACCTGGCTTTCCCCCGCTTTGAGATCCCAGCGCAGAGGTTTGCCCTGCCCGCGCACTACCTGGAGCGCTCCCCGGCCTGGTGGTACCCCTACACCCTGACCCCCGCCGGCGGCCACCTCCCGAGACCAGAAG cctcGGAGAAGGCCCTCCTGCGAGACTCCTCCCCTGCGTCCGGCACCGATCGCGACTCCCCGGAGCCTCTGCTCAAGGCTGACCCCGACCACAAGGAGCTGGACTCCAAGAGCCCGGACGAGATCATTCTGGAAGAGAGCGACTCGGAGGAAGGCAAAAAAGAAGGAGAGACGGTGCCTGGAGCGGCCGGGACGACCGTAGGGGCGACTGCGGCGACACCGGGCTCAGAGGACTGGAAGGCGGGCGCCGAGAGTCCGGAGAAGAAGCCAGCCTGCCGCAAAAAGAAGACGCGTACGGTCTTCTCGCGCAGCCAGGTCTTCCAGCTCGAGTCCACCTTCGACATGAAACGCTACCTGAGCAGCTCTGAGCGCGCCGGCCTGGCCGCGTCGCTTCACCTCACCGAGACACAGGTCAAGATCTGGTTCCAGAATCGCCGCAACAAGTGGAAGCGACAGCTGGCGGCCGAGCTGGAGGCGGCCAACCTGAGCCACGCCGCTGCGCAGCGCATCGTGCGCGTGCCCATCCTCTACCACGAGAACTCTGCGGCCGAGGGGGCGGCAGCGGCTGCGGGGGCGCCGGTGCCGGTCAGCCAGCCGCTGCTCACCTTCCCGCACCCAGTCTACTACTCGCACCCGGTGGTCTCGTCCGTGCCCCTGCTACGGCCGGTGTGA
- the Hmx2 gene encoding homeobox protein HMX2: protein MSLPWVKVRDYKEGAPEHPPLLAWETRSGAGEKEEVKRMGSKEDVGKGCPAAGGVSSFTIQSILGGGPSEAPREPAGWPARKRSLSVSSEEEEPEEGWKAPACFCPDPHGPKEPSPKHHPPIPFPCLGTPKGSGGAGPVASERTPFLSPSHPDFKEEKERLLPAGSPSPGPERPRDGGAERQAGAAKKKTRTVFSRSQVYQLESTFDMKRYLSSSERACLASSLQLTETQVKTWFQNRRNKWKRQLSAELEAANMAHASAQTLVGMPLVFRDSSLLRVPVPRSLAFPAPLYYPSSNLSALPLYNLYNKLDY from the exons ATGTCCCTTCCGTGGGTCAAAGTCAGAGACTACAAGGAGGGAGCCCCAGAGCACCCACCTCTCCTTGCCTGGGAAACTAGAAGTGGAgctggggaaaaggaggaggTGAAAAG GATGGGCAGCAAGGAAGATGTGGGGAAGGGATGTCCGGCGGCCGGTGGCGTCTCCAGCTTCACCATCCAGTCCATCCTGGGCGGGGGCCCCTCCGAGGCACCGCGGGAGCCCGCCGGGTGGCCAGCCAGGAAACGCAGCCTGTCTGTGTCCtcggaggaggaggagccggAGGAAGGTTGGAAGGCTCCGGCTTGCTTCTGCCCAGATCCGCACGGCCCCAAGGAGCCAAGCCCTAAACACCATCCCCCCATCCCTTTCCCTTGTCTGG GTACCCCCAAGGGCAGCGGAGGCGCAGGGCCTGTGGCCTCGGAGCGCAcgcctttcctttctccttctcaccCGGActttaaggaagagaaagagaggctttTGCCGGCGGGCTCGCCTTCTCCGGGCCCGGAGCGGCCACGGGACGGCGGTGCGGAGCGCCAAGCCGGAGCGGCCAAGAAGAAGACGCGCACCGTCTTCTCCCGTAGCCAAGTGTACCAGCTCGAGTCCACCTTCGACATGAAACGCTACCTGAGCAGCTCCGAGCGCGCTTGCCTCGCCTCCAGCCTGCAGCTCACCGAGACCCAGGTTAAGACTTGGTTCCAGAACCGCCGCAACAAGTGGAAGCGGCAGCTCTCGGCCGAGCTGGAGGCAGCCAACATGGCACACGCGTCGGCGCAGACTCTCGTGGGCATGCCGCTCGTGTTTCGGGACAGTTCGCTGCTGCGAGTGCCGGTGCCGCGCTCTCTGGCCTTCCCGGCTCCGCTTTATTACCCGAGCAGCAATCTCTCGGCCTTACCGCTCTACAACCTGTACAACAAGCTTGACTACTGA